The following proteins come from a genomic window of Spea bombifrons isolate aSpeBom1 chromosome 10, aSpeBom1.2.pri, whole genome shotgun sequence:
- the LOC128467401 gene encoding potassium channel subfamily K member 4-like, with translation MIGNWLRVLSRKTRAEMGGLTAQAANWTSSITADIKLPHRGLSLNFQERLHRQREDMHGPGEEHEEEDEREQQDKRNDKQREPSPNLLGSSPIKTQTPIVTPALTTEDVVTQALEWGENMAFIDESSDTQSDMGVGEAQVRKLPKGKRKGRGARSVVKRDTHPGSRNRDKGESG, from the exons ATGATCGGGAACTGGCTTAGAGTTCTGTCCAGGAAGACACGAGCTGAG ATGGGAGGCTTGACTGCCCAAGCTGCTAACTGGACATCAAGTATTACTGCAGACATAAAGCTTCCGCACCGAGGTCTGAGTCTCAACTTTCAGGAGAGGTTGCACCGCCAAAGAGAGGACATGCACGGACCTGGGGAAGAACATGAAGAGGAAGATGAAAGAGAACAGCAGGATAAGAGGAATGACAAGCAAAGGGAACCCTCGCCAAACCTACTTGGTTCTTCCCCCATCAAAACTCAGACCCCAATTGTGACTCCTGCTTTAACCACAGAGGATGTTGTGACACAGGCTTTGGAATGGGGTGAAAATATGGCATTTATAGATGAGTCATCTGATACACAGAGTGACATGGGGGTAGGTGAAGCACAGGTTCGAAAACTACCTAAAGGAAAGAGGAAAGGGAGGGGAGCAAGAAGTGTGGTTAAAAGAGATACCCACCCTGGATCTCGGAATCGAGATAAGGGAGAAAGTGGATAA
- the LOC128467389 gene encoding elongation factor 1-alpha, somatic form-like — translation MGKEKTHINIVVIGHVDSGKSTTTGHLIYKCGGIDKRTIEKSEKEAAEMGKGSFEYAWVLDKLKAESERGITIDVSLWKFETSKYYVTIIDAPGHRDFIKNMITGTSQADCAVLIVAAGVGEFEAGISKNGQTREHALLAYTLGVKQLIVGVNKMDSTEPPYSQKRYEEIVKEVSTHIKKIGYNPDTVAFVPISGWNGDNMLEPSSNMPWFKGWKITRKEGNGSGTTLLEALDCILPSSRPTDKPLRLPLQDVYKIGGIGTVPVGRVETGVLKPGMVVTFAPVNVPTEVKSVEMHHEALSEALPGANVGFNVKNVSVKDVHRGNVAGDSKNYPPLEAGGFTAQVIILNHPGQIGAGYTPVLDCHTAHIACKFAELKEKIEKKLEDNPKSGDAAIVEMVPGKPMCVESFSDYPPLGHFAVRDMRQTVAVGVKAVEKKAAGSGKVTKSAQKAQKTK, via the coding sequence ATGGGAAAGGAAAAGACTCACATCAACATTGTCGTCATTGGACACGTAGATTCTGGAAAGTCCACAACTACTGGACATCTCATCTACAAATGTGGTGGTATCGACAAGAGAACCATCGAGAAGTCTGAGAAGGAAGCTGCTGAGATGGGAAAGGGCTCCTTCGAGTATGCCTGGGTTCTGGACAAACTGAAGGCTGAGAGTGAACGTGGTATTACCATTGATGTTTCCCTGTGGAAGTTCGAAACCAGCAAATACTATGTCACAATTATTGATGCCCCTGGCCACAGAGATTTCATCAAGAACATGATCACTGGAACTTCTCAGGCTGACTGTGCTGTTCTTATTGTGGCTGCTGGTGTTGGAGAGTTTGAAGCTGGTATCTCCAAAAATGGACAAACCCGTGAGCATGCCCTCCTTGCCTACACTCTTGGTGTCAAGCAACTAATTGTTGGTGTCAACAAAATGGATTCCACTGAGCCACCATACAGCCAGAAAAGATACGAGGAAATTGTGAAGGAAGTCAGCACCCACATCAAGAAGATCGGCTACAACCCAGATACTGTTGCCTTTGTGCCTATTTCAGGCTGGAACGGTGACAACATGCTTGAGCCCAGCTCCAACATGCCCTGGTTTAAGGGATGGAAGATTACCCGTAAAGAAGGTAACGGCAGTGGAACAACTCTGCTTGAGGCTCTTGATTGCATTCTGCCATCCAGCAGGCCCACTGATAAGCCACTTCGTCTGCCACTCCAGGATGTCTACAAAATCGGTGGTATTGGCACAGTACCAGTCGGTCGTGTAGAAACTGGAGTCCTGAAACCAGGCATGGTCGTTACCTTTGCCCCAGTTAACGTACCAACTGAAGTTAAGTCAGTAGAAATGCACCACGAGGCTTTGAGTGAGGCTCTGCCCGGTGCCAACGTTGGCTTCAACGTAAAGAACGTCTCTGTGAAAGACGTCCACCGTGGAAACGTTGCTGGAGACAGCAAGAACTACCCGCCTCTGGAAGCTGGTGGATTCACTGCACAAGTCATCATCCTCAACCACCCAGGTCAAATTGGTGCTGGGTATACCCCTGTTTTGGATTGCCACACTGCTCACATTGCTTGCAAGTTTGCTGAGCTCAAGGAGAAGATTGAGAAGAAGCTGGAAGACAACCCCAAGTCTGGTGATGCTGCCATTGTTGAAATGGTCCCAGGCAAACCCATGTGTGTTGAGAGCTTCTCAGACTATCCTCCTCTTGGTCATTTTGCTGTGCGTGACATGAGACAGACCGTTGCTGTTGGTGTCAAGGCAGTTGAGAAGAAGGCAGCAGGCAGTGGCAAAGTCACAAAGTCTGCCCAGAAAGCTCAGAAAACCAAATGA